In Janthinobacterium sp. B9-8, the genomic stretch GTCCGGATTGGAGTCTGCAACTCGACTCCATGAAGTCGGAATCGCTAGTAATCGCGGATCAGCATGTCGCGGTGAATACGTTCCCGGGCCTTGTACACACCGCCCGTCACACCATGGGAATGGGTTTCACCAGAAGTAGGTAGGCTAACCGTAAGGAGGCCGCTTACCACGGTGGGATTCATGACTGGGGTGAAGTCGTAACAAGGTAGCCGTAGGGGAACCTGCGGCTGGATCACCTCCTTTCAAGAGAAAGTCTTTTGGATTGAGTACTCACACTCATCGACTGTAGAAAAGAAGATACGAGAAGTTTTCGTGAAAATCACATTGGGTCAGTAGCTCAGTCGGTTAGAGCATCGTCTTGATAAGGCGGGGGTCACAGGTTCGATTCCTGTCTGACCCACCATTCATTCCTTGGAGTGCATGGTTGGAAAGCTCTGTCAAAGAGCGACCAGTTTGGTTTTGAATTGCAGAAAAGTAATTGCAAGCGAGGCGAGAAATGAAATCTCGACGTTTACTAAAGTAAACGAGAGATTGAATGACGAAGCATCGCGAAGTAATTTGGGGGCTTAGCTCATCTGGTAGAGCACCTGCTTTGCAAGCAGGGGGTGAACGGTTCGAGTCCGTTAGCCTCCACCATTCTCTTGGAGTGGTGGAATAAACTTAATAGAAACAAGAAATAAAATACTGTCTCAGGTTCAGTTTAGGCTTGGGACGATGCTTTATTTCTGATTTCTAAAATCAGCAAGACGTATCTTTGATCTTTAAAAAAATAGAAGAAGTAATACTCAAATTTAGAAATAAATAAGGGTAGATTGTATCAAAATCGATTATTCGAAGTCAGAACTGAATGATCGATGTCGCAAACAAAGCGAAATCAGATACTTTAAGGATGTGAATCGCTTTGCTCGTCTTCATTGACGAATAGAGTGCAACACGTGTTTGAGGTTATAGGATCAAGCGACTAAGTGCATCTGGTGGATGCCTTGGCGATGATAGGCGAAGAAGGACGCGTTAGCCTGCGAAAAGCTACGGGGAGCTGGCAAATAAGCATTGATCCGTAGATATCCGAATGGGGAAACCCGGCCCTTTTGGGTCACTCACTGCTGAATACATAGGCAGTGTAGAGCGAACTCGGCGAACTGAAACATCTAAGTAGCCGAAGGAAAAGAAATCAACCGAGATTCCCAAAGTAGTGGCGAGCGAAATGGGAAGAGCCTGCATGTGATAAATCAAACTTTAGTGGAACAGTCTGGAAAGTCTGGCGACAGTGGGTGATAGCCCCGTACACGAAAAAGATTGGTTGGTACTAAGCATGCGACAAGTAGGGCGGGACACGAGAAATCCTGTTTGAAGATGGGGGACCATCCTCCAAGGCTAAATACTCATCATCGACCGATAGTGAACCAGTACCGTGAGGGAAAGGCGAAAAGAACCCCGGGAGGGGAGTGAAATAGAACCTGAAACCGGATGCATACAAACAGTGGGAGCCCTTGAAAAATGGGGTGACTGCGTACCTTTTGTATAATGGGTCAGCGACTTACGTTCAGTAGCAAGCTTAACCGAGTAGGGGAGGCGTAGGGAAACCGAGTCCGAATAGGGCGCATAGTTGCTGGGCGTAGACCCGAAACCAAGTGATCTATCCATGGCCAGGATGAAGGTGCGGTAACACGCACTGGAGGTCCGAACCCACTAATGTTGCAAAATTAGGGGATGAGCTGTGGATAGGGGTGAAAGGCTAAACAAACTTGGAAATAGCTGGTTCTCCTCGAAAACTATTTAGGTAGTGCCTCATGTATCACTGACGGGGGTAAAGCACTGTTATGGCTAGGGGGTCATCGCGACTTACCAAACCATGGCAAACTCTGAATACCGTCAAGTGCGAGCATGGGAGACAGACTGTGGGTGCTAACGTCCATGGTCAAGAGGGAAACAACCCAGATCGCCGTCTAAGGTCCCAAATAATCAGTTAAGTGGAAAACGAGGTGGGAAGGCATAGACAGCCAGGATGTTGGCTTAGAAGCAGCCATCATTTAAAGAAAGCGTAATAGCTCACTGGTCGAGTCGTCCTGCGCGGAAGATGTAACGGGGCTCAAACTGATAACCGAAGACGCGAATATGCACGATGTGCATATGGTAGAGGAGCGTTCCGTAGGCCTGCGAAGGTGTCTTGAGAAGGATGCTGGAGGTATCGGAAGTGCGAATGCTGACATGAGTAGCGATAATGCGGGTGAAAAGCCCGCACACCGAAAACCCAAGGTTTCCTGCGCAACGTTCATCGGCGCAGGGTGAGTCGGCCCCTAAGGCGAGGCAGAAATGCGTAGTCGATGGACAACGGGTTAATATTCCCGTACCGATGTAAAGTGCGATGGGGGGACGGAGAAAGGTAGGTCAGCCATCTGTTGGAATAGGTGGTTTAAGCGAGTAGGCGTGTGGCTTAGGCAAATCCGGGCTGCTTTAACGCTGAGACGTGACGACGAAGTCTTCGGACTGAAGTGATTGATCCTATGCTTCCAAGAAAAGCCTCTAAGCTTCAGCTTTATATTGACCGTACCGCAAACCGACACAGGTGGGTAGGAAGAGAATTCTAAGGTGCTTGAGAGAACTCAGGAGAAGGAACTCGGCAAATTATCACCGTAACTTCGGGAGAAGGTGAGCCCAGAGTATGTGAAGGCCCTTGCGGCTGGAGCAGAAATGGGTCGCAGAGAAATGGGGGCTGCGACTGTTTATCAAAAACACAGCACTCTGCAAAGTCGAAAGACGACGTATAGGGTGTGACGCCTGCCCGGTGCTGGAAGATTAAATGATGGGGTGCAAGCTCTTGACTGAAGTCCCAGTAAACGGCGGCCGTAACTATAACGGTCCTAAGGTAGCGAAATTCCTTGTCGGGTAAGTTCCGACCCGCACGAATGGCGTAACGATGGCCCTACTGTCTCCTCCTGAGACTCAGCGAAGTTGAAATGTTTGTGAAGATGCAATCTCCCCGCTGCTAGACGGAAAGACCCCGTGAACCTTTACTGTAGCTTTGCATTGGACTTTGAAGTGGTTTGTGTAGGATAGGTGGGAGACATTGAAGCATGGACGCTAGTCTGTGTGGAGTCGTCCTTGAAATACCACCCTGACCCCTTTGAGGTTCTAACCTTGGTCCGTTATCCGGATCGGGGACCGTGCATGGTAGGCAGTTTGACTGGGGCGGTCTCCTCCCAAATTGTAACGGAGGAGCTCGAAGGTCGCCTAGGTACGGTCGGACATCGTACTGATAGTGTAATGGCATAAGGCGGCTTAACTGCGAGACAGACAAGTCGAGCAGGTGCGAAAGCAGGACATAGTGATCCGGTGGTTCTGAATGGAAGGGCCATCGCTCAACGGATAAAAGGTACTCCGGGGATAACAGGCTGATTCCGCCCAAGAGTTCACATCGACGGCGGAGTTTGGCACCTCGATGTCGGCTCATCACATCCTGGGGCTGTAGCCGGTCCCAAGGGTATGGCTGTTCGCCATTTAAAGTGGTACGTGAGCTGGGTTCAAAACGTCGTGAGACAGTTTGGTCCCTATCTGCAGTGGGCGTTGGAAATTTGAGGGGGGCTGCTCCTAGTACGAGAGGACCGGAGTGGACAGATCTCTGGTGTACCGGTTGTCACGCCAGTGGCATCGCCGGGTAGCTAAATCTGGAAGAGATAAGCGCTGAAAGCATCTAAGCGCGAAACTCGCCTCAAGATGAGATTTCCCCAAGGCTTTAAGCCTTTTAAAGGGTCGTTCGAGACCAGGACGTTGATAGGTCGGGTGTGGAAGCGCAGTAATGTGTTAAGCTAACCGATACTAATTGCCCGTAAGGCTTGATCCTATAACCTGAGACGCGTGTGCGCGACGGTATAATCTACCCAGATTAAGAGTTAAGTTTGAGTATTGAATTACTTCTTCTATTGAACTGAATGCGTTGTGGAGCAATAAGCACAACGTGTTAACCCGTTAAAGTCTGGCGACCATAGCGAGGTGGTCCCACTCCTTCCCATCCCGAACAGGACAGTGAAACACCTTAGCGCCGATGATAGTGCAGATTACCTGTGTGAAAGTAGGTCATTGCCAGACACCTTATGCAGTAAACAGAACCCCCGTACTCGAAAGAGGCGGGGGTTTTGCTTTGCGCGGAAGAAGGCAGCTGCAGCGTAACTGCACAACCATCTGTGGTTTGCTGTCGGGTTACGCAATATCGCTGAGCGAGGTAAACCTCGCACGTTCAAGCCGCTAACTTGGCCTACGCGAAAATTAGGGGGATTCTTAATGGTTCCTGCAAATGAAATATTAATGATGGTTTTATTGATAAAGGATTGGTGTTTTTATATTGTCATCATTGATCTCATAGAGATCTGATGGTGAATGTCTTTCAAAGAGTAGTGCTAAGTATTTAGTATTTAGATAATAAAAATGGCTTCCTATACAGGAAGCCATTTTTATTGAATCTTATATCTGCTTATTTTTGTACTGCTTCTACTGCAATGCTGAGCTTAACGTCATCACCGATATTAGGTACATATGTACTCATACCAAATTCGCTGCGTTTGATTGTTGCGCTAGCATTTGCACCGCAAGCGGGCTTTTTCATCATTGGGTGCATATCACATTTAAAATTGCTAACTGCTAATGTAAGTGGCTTGGTTACACCTAGCAAAGTAAAGTTGCCATCAACAGCAACTAATTTGTCACCTTCAAATATCAATTTATTGGATTTGAAAGTCATTGCTGGGAATTTTTCTGTATTGAAAAAATCTGGGCCTTTAACGTGTGCATCGCGTTTTTCCCAACCGCTATTGAGGCTGCGTGTATCAATGCTGATATCTACGCTGCCGGTTTTCTTTTCTGCATCTAGCGTGATAGTGCCGCTTGATTTATCAAAGCGCCCATTTTGAATTGAAAAGCCCATATGGCTTAATTCAAAGCTAGGGTAGGTATGTGATGGGTCTAATTGATATACAACAGGTGCGGCAAATGCAGTGCTGGTTAAACCTGCTAATAATGCTGTGGCGATAAAACGCTTCATCTTCTGACTCCAGTGGGTGGGTAAAACTTATTTGCTAGCGGTGCCAGCAAGGGTGATTTTAAATTTAACGGTCACTTGGTCTGCTACGGTATCAGTATCTGCCCACATGCCATCACCTAATTTATATTGCAAGCGTAAAATAGGTAAATTGCCTTCTACAACCAGATTACCTGCCTCAGGTTTGGCTGTGAGCTGGGTGGTTACATCACGGCTGATGCCTTTAATGGTTAATTTACCTTTTGCTTCAAATTTATTATTACCCAGCGATTTGACACTGCTGGCAATAAAGGTCGCTTTAGGATAGCTGGCCACGTCAAACCATGCTTTCTTTTTGGCTTCTGTATTGCCATCGTTACCACCTACATCAATGCTGGCTAAGTCGACGATAATTTCGGCTTGTGCTTTTTCAGGTTTGGCAGGGTCAAAGTCGACTTTGGCGGCAAAGTTTTTAAAGCCGCCATCAACTGAGACGCCCATTTGTTTAAAGTTGAAATCAACTTTGCTTTTTTGTGGGACGAGTGTCTGGGCTGCACTTGCAGAGAAGCTCAGTGCGGTAAGTAGTGTAGCGCTAAGAATATGACGAATCACTGCATTCTCCTGGGGCAAACTGAAATGGTTTAGGTAAGCGAAATGGCTGTTTATTTTTTTCGTAAAAAAGGCAGCATACGGGCCAGAATGGCATCCTTATCAATAAAGTGATGCTTGAGTGCTGCTGCAGCATGTAGCCCAATTAATACCAGTAATGCAGTTGCAAATAGGCCGTGGCTATTGGCAAACAAATCGGCAAGTTCTGCATTTTTTGCAATCAGATCAGGCATTTGCCAGAGGCCCAGATAAACAACTGGAAATCCTTTTGCGGAGCTCATTAGCCAGCCAGACAGGGGCATGGCAAACATCAGAAGATAAAGCAGGTGATGCACGCCGGTAGACAGCTTGCTTTGCCATGCTGGCAGGCTAGGATCGGCGCTGGGTGCGCCTTTGACTTTTAACCAGATAAGACGAATAGCAACTAAGCCTAGTACGGTGATGCCTGCCCATTTGTGCCACGAGATGACTTTGAATTTGGCTGGGGATAATGGCATTTCTTCCATGGTCCACGCGAGGCCAAAGGCCGTACAGATGAGAAGGGCCACTAACCAGTGCAGTAGAATCTGGATGCCATCGTATTGTGTTTTACTCATTTTATTCACTATTTAATAGGGTCTGGGTTGGCTAAATGATAATCACTTAGTCTTGAAACTTGCTGCGAAGTTCCGCGAGTATGTTAGTCATTTCGACCAGTTTTTGTTCAGACAGATCAGAAAAAAAAGGACGGATGTATTCTAGATGCCGAGTAAATGTATTTTCAAAGAGGGCCTCTCCTTTGGGGCTTAGATAAACCCGAAAACTGCGTCTGTCTTCACTGATGGTTTCCCGGTTGATGATCCCGCGTGTTTCTAAGCGATCAAGTACCCCTGTAAGTGTTCCTTTTGTAATGAGCGTTTTTTCACCTAACTCACGGCAGCTCATCCCTTGTGTATTGCCAAGCGTAGCAATAATGTCAAATTGTGCAGGTGTTAAATCCATCGCACGGATGTGCCGATTGGATAATTGCTCAAAAGCTTGGTAGCAGCGAACCAGTTCACGGATGGTGACTTGGAAGTTTTCCATTAAGTAAGGCTTTAATTGTTCGTGTTAGTACTATTTATATCAGAACAAAAAAAATGCTGCAAGACAGGCGGATCACTCACTAAGAATTAGGATAGATGAATTTATAGAAATACGAGTATTTCAAGTATGGAGGCTGTGAAGCAAAAGATATTGAGATTTGACATAAAGCGCTGGAAAAACAGCGCAAGCGAGGGCTGCGAAGCGGCCCTCGGGAATAGAGGAATGGATTAATGCGCCATTTTGAATGCGGTGCGTAAATGTTTGGCAACACCGGATTCTTCATTACTACCAATTGTTAAGACATCAGGCAGGGCGGCCACAAGGCGTGGATTTGCATTGCTCATGAGTCGTGGGTGTCCTGCGGTTTGCAGCAATTCCAGATCATTTTGTCCATCGCCAAAGGCAATACATTGCTCTGTTGAGAGGCCTAAGCGCCCTAATACTACTTGCAGGGCATGACCTTTGGAGACGCCTGCTGCCATGACTTCTAGGCAATCAGGCATAGAAAAGGTGATATAGAGCGTGTTGCCGAATCGCTCACGTAGTTTTTTTTCTACGCTGAGCAGATGTTCGTGATCGCCAATATAGAGCACTTTCGCGACGCCTTCGCCGTGGTGTTTGGCCAGCTCGCTGAGCTGATAGCTAAAGCCAGAGTCCTGATGCATATCGAGTAAATATTGGCTGTGCTGATCGATTAGCCATGCATCATCAAGATAAAAATTGAGCAAGGTGCCTG encodes the following:
- a CDS encoding Cof-type HAD-IIB family hydrolase, producing the protein MYQLIASDLDGTLLNNAHMVDAYTADTLQQLEKNGVQFVIATGRHYLDVMGIRDVLGIHAHLITSNGARIHSPENQLIHAENIQASVVQELSQAEFAAGTLLNFYLDDAWLIDQHSQYLLDMHQDSGFSYQLSELAKHHGEGVAKVLYIGDHEHLLSVEKKLRERFGNTLYITFSMPDCLEVMAAGVSKGHALQVVLGRLGLSTEQCIAFGDGQNDLELLQTAGHPRLMSNANPRLVAALPDVLTIGSNEESGVAKHLRTAFKMAH
- a CDS encoding MarR family winged helix-turn-helix transcriptional regulator, with product MENFQVTIRELVRCYQAFEQLSNRHIRAMDLTPAQFDIIATLGNTQGMSCRELGEKTLITKGTLTGVLDRLETRGIINRETISEDRRSFRVYLSPKGEALFENTFTRHLEYIRPFFSDLSEQKLVEMTNILAELRSKFQD
- a CDS encoding YceI family protein, translated to MIRHILSATLLTALSFSASAAQTLVPQKSKVDFNFKQMGVSVDGGFKNFAAKVDFDPAKPEKAQAEIIVDLASIDVGGNDGNTEAKKKAWFDVASYPKATFIASSVKSLGNNKFEAKGKLTIKGISRDVTTQLTAKPEAGNLVVEGNLPILRLQYKLGDGMWADTDTVADQVTVKFKITLAGTASK
- a CDS encoding cytochrome b, encoding MSKTQYDGIQILLHWLVALLICTAFGLAWTMEEMPLSPAKFKVISWHKWAGITVLGLVAIRLIWLKVKGAPSADPSLPAWQSKLSTGVHHLLYLLMFAMPLSGWLMSSAKGFPVVYLGLWQMPDLIAKNAELADLFANSHGLFATALLVLIGLHAAAALKHHFIDKDAILARMLPFLRKK
- a CDS encoding YceI family protein — its product is MKRFIATALLAGLTSTAFAAPVVYQLDPSHTYPSFELSHMGFSIQNGRFDKSSGTITLDAEKKTGSVDISIDTRSLNSGWEKRDAHVKGPDFFNTEKFPAMTFKSNKLIFEGDKLVAVDGNFTLLGVTKPLTLAVSNFKCDMHPMMKKPACGANASATIKRSEFGMSTYVPNIGDDVKLSIAVEAVQK